A single genomic interval of Rosistilla ulvae harbors:
- a CDS encoding hybrid sensor histidine kinase/response regulator has translation MSNEDQEILDEFVVESLEHLSDIESQLLTIEAAGADVDVDLVNTVFRGVHSIKGAAGFLGLPRINELAHSLENVLNLMREEKLVPTSTIVDGLLSASDTLQAMVADVGASNEVDISNHLVELEKCIASGVAGDAPEPAVVPVQAAVEATPPAAVPAATAVPIDVEIREDLPLAEALDLAVAEAKRARELAESAEVTSTASSPLVGDQVAARQPSVETQESRKPSGPKSSSGESSIRVSVDTVDHLMNLAGELVLSRNQLLQALAAREKNGFESVAARINQVTTEMQDAIMKTRMQPIGNVFNKFSRVVRDLAAKLEKRINLSIEGSEVEVDKTIIEAISDPLTHLIRNSVDHGMETPAQRVAAGKPEYGNVYLRAQPQSGKVVIEIQDDGRGIDADVVRNKALEKGLITPDQAQQMSDREAARLIFLPGFSTAEQISDVSGRGVGMDVVRTNIEKLGGSVEIFTTLGTGTCIQITLPLTLAIIPSLIVRSGPDRLAIPQVNINELVRVRPEDAQQRFARVKGADVLRLRDALLPVVRLNEVFGGVSSGRTIVQELSEPGAAAQNVIVVETGQQCYGILVDGLCDSEEIVVKPVGAQLNDCPCLSGATILGDGRVALIVDVSGIANYTNLRAVTERANAESEKNDAPRGSDEVQSVLLFNNRDHESFAIPMGMISRIEAIAASEIECVGHREMLHTRGVAMPLIQLDMCVTAAPADRSGPLFVIVYSVSGREVGMLASHIEDIRAIPLDVDTDVHSERGIAGSLAMEGRTIRVLNLHDITHTALPDLKGEPKKHVKPDLHLCLAEDSAFFRKQVSNFLRDAGFNVSDFEDGQEAWETLIQDKTAFDLVVTDIEMPRMNGLEFCRRIKADPELQRLPVIALTSLASDTDISNGRRAGIDDYQVKLDRENLIRAIRTLSEKAMSSSNEEHNQEVLV, from the coding sequence GTGTCAAACGAAGACCAAGAAATACTTGATGAGTTTGTTGTTGAATCACTCGAACATCTGTCCGATATCGAAAGCCAGTTACTGACGATCGAAGCCGCGGGGGCGGATGTCGACGTCGATTTGGTGAATACCGTTTTCCGCGGCGTCCATTCGATCAAAGGAGCCGCCGGGTTCTTGGGGCTGCCGCGGATCAACGAACTGGCGCACTCTCTGGAAAACGTCCTCAATCTGATGCGTGAGGAAAAACTGGTCCCCACATCGACCATTGTCGATGGCTTGCTTTCCGCATCCGATACGCTGCAGGCGATGGTCGCCGACGTCGGGGCATCCAATGAGGTCGACATCTCCAATCACTTGGTTGAATTGGAAAAGTGTATCGCCTCGGGGGTGGCTGGCGATGCTCCCGAACCTGCCGTCGTACCGGTGCAGGCCGCTGTTGAGGCGACACCACCAGCGGCAGTCCCCGCCGCCACCGCGGTCCCGATCGATGTCGAGATTCGCGAAGATCTTCCGCTTGCCGAAGCCTTGGATCTCGCGGTTGCGGAAGCCAAACGAGCACGCGAGCTCGCCGAGTCGGCGGAGGTGACGTCAACCGCGTCGAGCCCATTGGTTGGCGACCAGGTTGCCGCACGACAACCGTCCGTCGAAACGCAGGAGAGCCGGAAACCGTCTGGTCCCAAGTCGTCCAGCGGCGAATCGAGCATTCGTGTTTCGGTGGATACCGTCGACCATTTGATGAATTTGGCGGGTGAATTGGTGCTCAGCCGCAACCAGTTGCTGCAGGCGTTGGCGGCGCGAGAGAAAAACGGCTTCGAATCGGTCGCCGCACGGATCAATCAAGTGACCACGGAAATGCAAGACGCGATTATGAAGACGCGGATGCAACCGATTGGGAATGTCTTTAATAAGTTCTCGCGGGTCGTTCGGGATCTGGCGGCGAAGCTGGAGAAGCGAATCAATCTATCGATCGAAGGAAGCGAAGTCGAAGTCGATAAGACGATTATCGAAGCGATCAGCGATCCGTTGACCCATCTGATTCGCAACTCGGTCGATCACGGCATGGAGACCCCCGCGCAGCGCGTCGCTGCGGGGAAGCCCGAATATGGGAACGTCTACCTGCGGGCTCAGCCACAATCGGGCAAGGTGGTGATCGAGATCCAAGATGACGGTCGCGGGATCGATGCCGACGTGGTTCGCAATAAAGCGTTGGAGAAGGGGTTGATCACGCCCGATCAAGCGCAACAGATGAGCGACCGCGAAGCGGCTCGGTTGATCTTTCTGCCCGGGTTTTCGACCGCTGAACAGATCAGCGATGTCAGCGGACGGGGCGTAGGGATGGACGTCGTCCGTACCAATATCGAAAAGCTTGGTGGAAGTGTCGAGATCTTTACGACTCTCGGGACGGGAACCTGTATCCAGATCACGTTGCCGCTGACGTTGGCGATCATCCCATCGTTGATCGTTCGATCGGGGCCCGATCGGTTAGCGATTCCTCAAGTGAATATCAATGAACTGGTGCGGGTTCGCCCCGAGGATGCACAGCAAAGATTTGCCCGTGTGAAGGGGGCCGATGTATTGCGACTCCGCGATGCCTTGTTACCCGTCGTTCGATTGAATGAAGTTTTTGGCGGTGTTTCTAGCGGTCGCACGATCGTGCAAGAACTCTCCGAACCGGGAGCGGCGGCACAGAATGTGATCGTCGTCGAAACCGGGCAGCAATGCTACGGAATTCTTGTCGACGGTTTGTGCGATTCCGAAGAGATCGTCGTCAAACCGGTCGGGGCTCAATTAAACGATTGTCCCTGTCTCTCGGGAGCGACGATTCTCGGCGATGGCCGCGTCGCGTTAATCGTCGATGTTTCGGGGATCGCCAACTACACCAATCTCCGCGCGGTGACCGAGCGGGCCAATGCCGAAAGCGAGAAGAACGACGCGCCGCGAGGCAGCGATGAGGTCCAGTCGGTGCTGTTGTTCAACAATCGGGATCACGAGAGTTTCGCGATTCCGATGGGAATGATCTCGCGAATCGAAGCGATCGCCGCCAGCGAAATCGAATGTGTAGGACATCGGGAGATGTTGCACACCCGGGGGGTGGCGATGCCGTTGATTCAATTGGACATGTGCGTCACGGCGGCACCGGCGGATCGTTCGGGGCCGTTGTTTGTGATTGTCTACAGTGTCTCGGGACGCGAGGTCGGAATGTTGGCATCGCACATCGAAGACATCCGGGCCATTCCATTGGACGTCGATACCGATGTCCACAGCGAACGCGGAATCGCCGGATCGTTGGCGATGGAAGGCCGCACCATCCGAGTGTTGAATCTGCATGACATCACTCACACCGCGCTACCCGATTTGAAGGGTGAGCCGAAGAAGCATGTGAAACCCGACTTGCACCTGTGTTTGGCTGAAGATTCGGCCTTCTTCCGCAAACAGGTTTCGAACTTCTTGCGCGACGCAGGCTTCAACGTCTCGGACTTTGAAGACGGCCAAGAGGCCTGGGAGACCTTGATTCAAGACAAGACCGCGTTTGATCTCGTGGTCACCGATATCGAGATGCCGCGTATGAACGGATTGGAATTCTGTCGCCGGATTAAAGCAGATCCGGAGCTGCAACGCTTGCCGGTGATCGCGTTGACGTCGTTGGCTTCGGACACGGATATCAGCAACGGGCGACGCGCGGGCATCGACGATTATCAAGTGAAGCTCGACCGAGAAAACCTGATCCGTGCGATCCGTACGTTGAGTGAAAAGGCAATGTCCAGTAGTAACGAAGAACACAATCAAGAGGTGTTGGTATGA
- a CDS encoding response regulator codes for MDQKVLLADDSGVMRKIILRALNAAGVTDVIEAADGSQAWASFQSTQFDMVLTDWNMPMMTGLELLKNIRQAGSTIPVIMITTESERGRVIEAIQAGVSDFLPKPFENELLQEKLIKHLSAIAS; via the coding sequence ATGGACCAAAAGGTTCTATTAGCGGATGACTCGGGCGTCATGCGCAAGATCATATTGCGAGCGTTGAATGCTGCCGGCGTTACCGATGTTATCGAAGCGGCCGATGGGTCCCAAGCGTGGGCCTCCTTTCAATCGACCCAATTCGACATGGTTCTGACCGATTGGAACATGCCGATGATGACCGGTTTGGAGCTGTTGAAGAACATTCGCCAAGCGGGCTCGACGATTCCGGTGATCATGATCACGACCGAATCCGAACGGGGCCGGGTGATCGAAGCGATCCAAGCAGGCGTATCGGACTTTCTGCCCAAGCCGTTTGAAAACGAACTGCTGCAAGAGAAGCTCATCAAGCATCTCAGTGCGATCGCCTCATAG
- a CDS encoding chemotaxis protein CheX has protein sequence MLTSENQAFQKAVEEILASCLSCDATLKEIGETTPADRIHEIKGIIGISGAICGTAALSITRDFAYKATGALLGETPTELNSDVVDAVGEIVNMIAGRARVLLGNEATNMSLPSVILGQCEIAFGSENHGTCLRFETPWGPVSMELVLKQQSNSPIPNVTPVAILA, from the coding sequence ATGCTGACTTCCGAAAATCAAGCTTTCCAAAAAGCCGTCGAAGAGATTCTTGCCAGCTGTCTTAGCTGCGACGCCACTTTAAAAGAAATCGGCGAGACGACACCGGCCGACCGCATTCACGAAATCAAGGGGATCATCGGCATCTCGGGGGCGATCTGCGGGACCGCCGCGCTCAGCATCACCCGCGACTTTGCTTACAAGGCGACCGGCGCGCTGCTAGGCGAAACCCCGACGGAACTCAACTCCGACGTCGTCGATGCTGTCGGCGAGATCGTCAACATGATCGCTGGTCGGGCTCGTGTCCTATTGGGAAATGAAGCGACCAACATGTCTTTGCCGTCGGTCATCCTAGGGCAGTGCGAGATCGCCTTCGGTTCAGAGAACCACGGCACCTGTTTGCGATTCGAAACCCCCTGGGGGCCTGTTTCGATGGAATTGGTCCTGAAACAACAATCGAATTCTCCAATCCCCAACGTAACGCCGGTCGCCATACTTGCCTAG
- a CDS encoding DNA topoisomerase IV subunit A → MAKKKQAPKKFVPEKPKPVKLTPIDKSTLSKLEGLADKVVSSATRGRDPFLDIPTRALSNVRFNKTKRYIEMGKNTNRRELFNLNQARSYMQTLLAGSGCKGLIDEGKTTSIRGLYYRMKHTIKGAKEETFNNQGESDAVIEDLEVLANSLREELHLYADKRGEMVGPIVLEDMGDEIDCARMGSGGYGIPSIVEPDRIKFKRCTADFILHVEKGTVWQRFNEDKFWKKHNCLLTHGAGQPPRGVRRLLHRMHNELELPVYCVLDNDPWGYYIYSVIKQGSINLAFESQRMTIPDAKFLGLRSIDLERCGLDMNVTIKMNDTDRKRANQIKKYPWFEGKKRWQKEIDKMLQNDFKLEVESLINLGISYVTETYVPERLADGDWLD, encoded by the coding sequence ATGGCTAAGAAAAAACAAGCTCCTAAAAAGTTCGTTCCCGAAAAACCGAAGCCAGTGAAGTTGACGCCGATCGATAAATCGACGCTCAGCAAACTCGAGGGGCTCGCGGACAAGGTCGTCAGTTCGGCGACACGGGGCCGCGATCCGTTTCTGGATATCCCGACGCGGGCGCTTTCGAACGTGCGTTTCAATAAAACGAAACGCTATATCGAGATGGGGAAAAACACAAACCGTCGCGAGCTGTTCAACCTGAACCAAGCGCGATCCTACATGCAAACCCTGCTGGCCGGCAGCGGTTGCAAGGGGCTGATCGACGAAGGCAAGACAACCAGCATTCGTGGTCTTTACTATCGGATGAAGCACACGATCAAAGGTGCCAAAGAGGAGACGTTCAACAATCAGGGCGAATCCGATGCGGTGATCGAAGATCTGGAAGTCCTGGCGAATTCGCTGCGTGAAGAACTGCACCTGTACGCCGACAAGCGGGGCGAGATGGTCGGCCCGATCGTGTTGGAAGATATGGGGGACGAGATCGATTGCGCGCGGATGGGGAGCGGCGGTTATGGGATTCCGTCGATCGTGGAACCCGATCGGATCAAATTCAAACGCTGCACCGCCGACTTTATCCTGCATGTCGAAAAAGGAACGGTCTGGCAGCGTTTCAACGAAGACAAGTTTTGGAAAAAGCACAACTGTTTATTGACCCATGGTGCCGGTCAACCGCCGCGCGGCGTGCGGCGATTGCTGCATCGGATGCACAACGAATTGGAACTGCCCGTCTACTGCGTGCTCGATAACGACCCCTGGGGATATTACATCTACAGCGTGATCAAGCAGGGGTCGATCAACCTGGCGTTTGAATCGCAGCGGATGACGATCCCCGACGCGAAGTTCTTGGGGCTTCGCAGCATCGACTTGGAACGCTGCGGGTTGGACATGAACGTCACGATCAAGATGAACGATACCGATCGCAAACGGGCCAACCAAATCAAGAAGTATCCATGGTTCGAGGGCAAGAAACGTTGGCAGAAAGAGATCGATAAGATGCTGCAGAACGATTTTAAGCTGGAGGTCGAGTCGCTGATCAACCTGGGGATCAGTTATGTGACGGAGACCTATGTTCCCGAACGCCTTGCCGATGGCGATTGGTTGGATTGA
- a CDS encoding DNA topoisomerase VI subunit B codes for MAAAASTPKTRRSTAEAMAKGQRDISVSEFFAKNKHLLGFDNPRKSLLTTVKEAVDNSLDACEEAGILPVIWVQLEATQSGRYRVSIQDNGPGIVKKQIPLIFGKLLYGSKFHRLRMSRGQQGIGISAAGMNGMLTSGQPVKIVSKVSVRKPAHYFELQIDTKKNQPEIVNGKGDGIDIPAGEKGRQYIEKAGIAWETVIPYEDGTSEDVTHGTRVTIELAAIYKKGRGSVDEYIEQTAIANPHITVHYMDPDGTARSYWRSTTELPAEAKEIKPHPYGVELGHLMAMMSADNVNTISQFLQSSFSCVTPAVARRICEAAGIGSRVTTKKIGRDEADKVFHAMQEAKIRPPSTDCVVPIGQGLLLKGISTVVPGEFYAASSRPPAVYRGNPFIIEVALAYGGGPQTHAISRDDLNELIGQTDARTLRKFLMDTFSGVGSDGADKIMKQAALKTRKSPANLTPKERLALHDALQNVSISEGQSMQVMRFANRVPLQFQAGACAITQAVMGMNWRSYGLTQSRGNLPNGPVSVMVHVASVWVPFTSESKEAVANYPEIEKELRLALQFVGRKLGMFLRRRQKVKQEGERRSVFLRYLGEVAQALHGMNGCDTQEVYDHLLEVAKKKTADADVVLDERGKVIQDESELDLGDGVLIVDNAAKTVPAASAAVQPAAAAEEAPAEDDSVEQGELFDA; via the coding sequence ATGGCGGCCGCAGCAAGCACCCCCAAGACACGTCGAAGTACAGCCGAAGCGATGGCCAAGGGCCAACGCGACATTTCGGTCAGCGAGTTCTTTGCAAAAAACAAGCATCTGTTGGGTTTCGACAATCCGCGAAAGTCGCTGTTGACGACGGTCAAAGAGGCTGTCGACAACTCGCTCGATGCGTGCGAGGAAGCTGGCATTCTGCCGGTGATCTGGGTCCAGTTGGAAGCAACGCAATCGGGCCGCTACCGGGTTTCGATCCAAGACAACGGTCCCGGGATCGTCAAGAAACAGATCCCGTTGATCTTCGGCAAACTGTTGTACGGCAGCAAGTTTCATCGTTTGCGGATGAGCCGCGGTCAGCAGGGGATCGGGATCAGTGCCGCGGGAATGAACGGGATGTTGACCAGTGGGCAACCGGTCAAAATCGTCAGCAAGGTCTCGGTCCGCAAGCCGGCTCACTATTTTGAGCTGCAGATCGACACCAAGAAGAATCAGCCGGAGATCGTCAACGGCAAGGGGGATGGGATCGATATTCCCGCTGGGGAAAAGGGACGCCAGTACATCGAAAAAGCGGGGATCGCGTGGGAGACGGTGATCCCGTATGAAGACGGTACCAGCGAAGACGTAACGCACGGCACGCGGGTCACAATCGAACTGGCTGCGATTTACAAAAAGGGTCGGGGAAGCGTCGATGAATACATCGAACAAACCGCCATCGCCAACCCGCACATCACTGTTCACTACATGGACCCCGATGGAACGGCGCGGTCCTATTGGCGAAGCACGACCGAATTGCCGGCCGAGGCAAAAGAGATCAAGCCGCATCCGTATGGTGTCGAGCTGGGACATCTGATGGCGATGATGTCGGCCGACAACGTCAATACGATCAGCCAGTTTCTGCAGAGTTCGTTCTCCTGTGTGACTCCCGCGGTCGCTCGCCGGATCTGCGAAGCGGCGGGGATCGGCAGCCGGGTGACGACAAAAAAAATCGGCCGTGACGAAGCGGATAAAGTCTTCCATGCGATGCAAGAGGCGAAGATTCGCCCCCCGTCCACCGATTGTGTCGTACCGATCGGCCAGGGGTTGCTGTTGAAGGGAATTAGCACCGTGGTGCCGGGCGAGTTCTACGCAGCATCCAGCCGACCACCGGCGGTCTATCGCGGAAATCCGTTTATCATCGAAGTCGCACTCGCGTACGGTGGCGGTCCACAAACGCATGCGATCTCACGCGATGATTTGAATGAACTGATCGGCCAGACCGACGCGCGAACGTTGCGAAAGTTCTTGATGGATACGTTCAGCGGCGTCGGTTCCGACGGTGCCGACAAGATCATGAAACAGGCGGCATTAAAGACCCGCAAGAGCCCCGCGAATCTGACGCCCAAGGAGCGGTTGGCGTTGCATGATGCGTTGCAAAACGTCAGCATCAGCGAAGGGCAATCGATGCAAGTGATGCGGTTTGCCAATCGTGTGCCGCTGCAATTTCAAGCCGGTGCGTGTGCGATCACGCAAGCGGTGATGGGGATGAATTGGCGCAGTTATGGCCTGACCCAATCCCGCGGCAACTTGCCCAACGGTCCCGTTTCGGTGATGGTCCACGTCGCCAGCGTTTGGGTGCCGTTTACCAGCGAATCGAAAGAGGCGGTCGCCAATTATCCGGAGATCGAAAAGGAGCTGCGATTGGCGCTGCAGTTTGTCGGTCGCAAGCTGGGAATGTTCCTGCGACGCCGGCAAAAAGTGAAGCAGGAAGGAGAGCGGCGAAGCGTCTTTCTGCGGTATCTGGGCGAGGTCGCGCAAGCCTTGCACGGCATGAACGGCTGCGATACCCAAGAGGTCTACGACCACTTGTTAGAGGTCGCCAAAAAGAAGACAGCCGATGCGGATGTGGTTCTCGATGAACGGGGTAAAGTGATTCAAGATGAATCGGAACTCGATCTTGGAGACGGCGTGTTGATCGTCGACAACGCGGCCAAGACGGTCCCCGCGGCCAGCGCAGCGGTCCAACCGGCCGCCGCCGCGGAAGAGGCTCCGGCGGAGGACGATTCGGTCGAACAGGGTGAACTGTTCGACGCGTAA
- a CDS encoding tetratricopeptide repeat protein yields the protein MSNPKFRLIRTLALLASSFILGSLFASIVFAQEHSEPVVARAQMQLQVGDKLVDTIEKGDLLTVLEDRGENYLIVTYNGHRGVVEKVNAVKIIESADIYTELIQENPTDGRLFTLRASAWWALKQNQKALDDFDRAIKLGYDAPHAYSSRGMFHAAMGDFEDAIKDYTTALERDTENKDFSPLLNRAAVYMTLQKFADAIADYDQVIQRKPELASAYQQRAVAHKLSGNLEQAVADFDKAIELSPENVSALMSRGFVHFQQADHERAVEDFAAVIEIEPRAAAAYNNRGFNLQQLGKMAEALADYNKAIELAPDYALAYQNKAWLLVIANDPKLGNASVAIKAATKAGELNNFAIISDLAAMAAALAADEQFEEAIGWQEKVLEMAPEDRKPYAEKVLALYQQHEPFDPKLAEEAATDKAEAGATSKSPTAEKPSESEDE from the coding sequence ATGTCGAACCCAAAGTTCCGCTTGATCCGAACCCTAGCCCTGCTGGCCAGCAGTTTTATCCTGGGCAGTTTGTTCGCAAGCATCGTGTTTGCGCAAGAGCATTCTGAGCCAGTCGTTGCTCGGGCGCAGATGCAGTTGCAGGTGGGCGACAAATTGGTCGACACGATCGAGAAGGGAGACCTGTTGACCGTTCTCGAGGATCGTGGCGAGAACTATTTAATCGTGACTTACAACGGCCACCGGGGCGTGGTGGAGAAAGTCAACGCGGTCAAGATCATCGAATCGGCTGACATCTATACCGAACTGATCCAAGAGAACCCGACCGACGGGCGGCTGTTCACTCTACGAGCTTCCGCTTGGTGGGCGTTGAAACAGAACCAAAAGGCGCTGGATGATTTTGATCGGGCGATCAAGTTGGGGTACGACGCGCCACATGCTTATTCGAGCCGCGGGATGTTTCATGCGGCGATGGGCGACTTTGAAGACGCGATCAAAGACTACACGACCGCGTTGGAACGGGACACCGAAAATAAAGATTTCTCGCCGCTGCTGAATCGCGCGGCGGTCTATATGACGCTGCAGAAATTTGCCGACGCAATCGCCGATTACGACCAAGTGATCCAGCGGAAACCGGAACTGGCCAGCGCGTATCAACAGCGAGCGGTGGCGCACAAATTGAGCGGGAACCTGGAACAAGCGGTGGCTGACTTTGACAAAGCGATCGAGCTGAGCCCTGAAAATGTTTCTGCATTGATGAGTCGCGGGTTTGTCCACTTTCAACAAGCCGACCACGAGCGGGCTGTGGAAGATTTTGCCGCGGTGATCGAGATCGAACCTCGGGCCGCAGCCGCCTACAACAACCGCGGCTTCAATCTTCAACAGCTTGGGAAGATGGCCGAAGCATTGGCCGATTACAACAAAGCGATCGAGCTTGCGCCCGATTACGCGTTGGCCTATCAGAATAAAGCTTGGTTGTTAGTCATCGCCAACGATCCAAAATTGGGCAACGCAAGCGTCGCGATTAAAGCAGCGACCAAGGCGGGAGAACTGAACAACTTTGCCATCATCAGCGACTTGGCAGCCATGGCAGCGGCGCTTGCGGCCGACGAACAGTTCGAGGAAGCGATCGGATGGCAGGAGAAGGTGCTCGAGATGGCTCCGGAAGATCGCAAGCCGTATGCCGAAAAGGTGCTCGCGTTGTATCAACAACACGAGCCTTTTGATCCCAAGTTGGCGGAAGAGGCGGCGACCGACAAAGCGGAAGCGGGTGCCACCTCCAAGTCGCCGACCGCGGAAAAGCCTAGCGAATCAGAAGACGAATAG
- a CDS encoding ferredoxin, whose product MNSRLSLAAAMLMLLSFVSSATAGRPCIPCGGCTDPCAGGGFAVAPGCGTNVGYATQPSIGYAAPQQDAGCAINSYAPAAVPATQPLCGPMTIAKVIMVPTYVTETRAQPTTEYRDEVRHRTKTTYRTVPVTETKYRTRTVMQTKTESKTVNYTELVAQTDMKTMEQTHTVPVWNEVPETYTVRVPQIVEREESYTVSVPQLTDEEFTYTVNVPVPQTETKMQTVTNAVPVVKRRVINIDVPVTRTQTVTKDYGHWETQVDEVIAAPAPVAVQSSAPGCYSSNGSVSNLGGCGSYGGCGSGGYASSCGSRQCGNCSACQARSCGGCQSTASSHQASGNCGNGCGGQVIGGQSVAATQTVTRRVWVPNIQTEEVPVVEMQSQQHEVSYTVYEEQHQQIPYECTYLVYQPEQRTGIRKVVQYVDETRTRPRKVVEYTEETRQRTRRELSFKEEVRTENYPVVSYHPVQKTKEISYTVNVPEVLTEAYETTRYDRVAEESVEQYTVRVPFTSMREVTVQVCKMVPKVVEETVYPCGQVSQAGAASYGCQGNGVGGGCAPAGNCDSGCGAAGCSGGCGSAGCN is encoded by the coding sequence ATGAACTCTCGATTATCGTTGGCAGCCGCGATGCTCATGCTGTTGAGCTTCGTATCGTCGGCAACCGCCGGACGCCCGTGTATTCCGTGTGGCGGATGCACCGACCCTTGCGCCGGCGGTGGCTTTGCCGTCGCCCCTGGCTGCGGCACAAACGTCGGCTACGCGACTCAGCCCAGCATCGGATACGCGGCTCCCCAACAGGACGCCGGTTGCGCGATCAACAGCTACGCCCCCGCTGCCGTTCCTGCGACACAACCGCTGTGCGGACCGATGACCATCGCCAAAGTCATCATGGTGCCGACCTACGTCACCGAAACGCGTGCCCAACCGACAACCGAATATCGCGACGAAGTTCGGCATCGCACGAAAACGACCTATCGCACCGTACCGGTTACCGAAACCAAGTACCGCACGCGAACCGTGATGCAGACCAAGACCGAAAGCAAAACGGTCAACTACACCGAACTTGTCGCTCAAACCGACATGAAGACGATGGAGCAAACGCACACCGTGCCGGTTTGGAACGAAGTTCCCGAAACCTACACCGTCCGCGTCCCTCAGATCGTCGAGCGTGAAGAGAGCTACACCGTCAGCGTTCCTCAACTGACCGACGAAGAGTTCACCTACACCGTGAACGTTCCCGTTCCGCAAACCGAAACCAAAATGCAAACGGTGACCAACGCCGTCCCCGTCGTCAAACGACGCGTGATCAACATCGATGTTCCCGTCACCCGCACGCAAACCGTCACCAAAGACTACGGTCATTGGGAAACCCAAGTCGACGAAGTGATCGCGGCTCCAGCGCCAGTGGCTGTCCAAAGCTCCGCCCCAGGCTGTTACAGCTCGAACGGTTCGGTCTCCAACCTGGGCGGCTGCGGTTCATACGGTGGCTGTGGATCGGGCGGTTACGCCAGTTCATGTGGCTCGCGTCAGTGCGGCAACTGCAGTGCGTGCCAAGCCCGCAGCTGCGGTGGTTGCCAATCGACCGCCAGCTCCCACCAGGCTTCGGGAAACTGTGGCAATGGTTGCGGCGGACAAGTAATCGGTGGGCAAAGCGTTGCGGCGACACAAACCGTCACCCGCCGCGTTTGGGTTCCGAATATCCAAACCGAAGAAGTCCCTGTGGTTGAAATGCAATCGCAACAACACGAAGTCAGCTACACGGTTTACGAAGAACAACATCAACAGATCCCTTACGAGTGCACGTATCTGGTCTACCAACCCGAACAACGCACTGGGATTCGCAAGGTCGTTCAATACGTTGACGAAACGCGAACTCGCCCTCGCAAGGTTGTCGAATACACGGAAGAGACCCGCCAACGAACCCGCCGCGAACTGTCGTTCAAAGAAGAGGTGCGAACCGAAAACTATCCCGTCGTTTCGTATCACCCCGTGCAGAAGACCAAAGAAATCTCGTACACGGTGAACGTTCCCGAGGTCCTGACCGAAGCGTATGAGACCACGCGTTACGATCGCGTTGCCGAAGAATCGGTCGAACAGTACACCGTCCGAGTTCCTTTCACCAGCATGCGTGAAGTGACCGTACAGGTCTGCAAAATGGTACCGAAGGTCGTCGAAGAGACCGTCTATCCTTGCGGTCAGGTTTCCCAAGCCGGCGCTGCCAGCTACGGCTGCCAAGGCAATGGCGTTGGTGGCGGATGTGCTCCAGCAGGCAACTGCGACAGCGGTTGCGGAGCGGCAGGCTGCAGCGGCGGTTGCGGATCCGCCGGTTGCAACTAA